One Glycine max cultivar Williams 82 chromosome 6, Glycine_max_v4.0, whole genome shotgun sequence DNA segment encodes these proteins:
- the LOC100800129 gene encoding uncharacterized protein LOC100800129, translated as MACSMNSVFCVPELNESIFGSKTKGVLLPCPSKTANAKSWGCSVLSNAFMGKSIALGEKGSGCCNSKFSSNVPVHAQATICVSKALKWWKKTLKPNMIEIHSAQELVHSLLNAGDSLVVVDFYSPGCGGCKALHPKICQIAELHPNAIFLKVNYEELKTMCHGLRIHVLPFFRFYRGAEGRVSSFSCTNATIKKFKDALTKHGNERCSLGPAKGLEESELKILASIGEINSSPLLSPKQGKLEDLLTESHDFAGVWNMENNSRGLMLDAIY; from the exons ATGGCATGTTCCATGAACAGTGTTTTCTGTGTTCCTGAATTAAATGAGAGCATATTTGGTTCCAAAACCAAAGGGGTTTTGTTGCCTTGTCCCTCAAAAACTGCCAATGCAAAATCATGGGGTTGTTCTGTTTTGAGCAATGCTTTCATGGGAAAATCCATTGCTCTTGGTGAGAAAGGCTCAGGATGTTGCAATTCAAAATTCTCCAGCAATGTTCCTGTTCAT GCACAAGCAACAATTTGTGTCAGCAAGGCTTTGAAGTGGTGGAAGAAGACCCTAAAGCCTAATATGATTGAGATCCACTCGGCACAAGAACTGGTCCATTCCTTGCTCAACGCTGGTGATTCATTGGTTGTGGTTGATTTCTATTCACCTGGTTGTGGAGGCTGCAAAGCCCTTCATCCTAAg ATCTGTCAAATAGCTGAATTGCACCCAAATGCAATCTTTCTTAAAGTCAACTACGAGGAACTGAAAACCATGTGTCACGGTTTGCGAATTCACGTGTTACCCTTCTTCAGATTCTATAGAGGTGCGGAGGGTCGAGTTTCTAGCTTCAGCTGTACCAATGCCACT ATCAAGAAATTTAAGGATGCTTTGACAAAGCATGGGAATGAACGGTGTAGTTTAGGTCCAGCAAAAGGTTTGGAAGAATCCGAGTTGAAAATTTTGGCTTCTATTGGTGAAATTAATTCTTCTCCGTTACTAAGTCCCAAGCAAGGGAAATTGGAAGATTTGCTTACGGAGAGCCATGATTTTGCTGGGGTTTGGAACATGGAAAATAATAGCAGGGGACTTATGCTGGATGCTATATActag